One window of Halorussus sp. MSC15.2 genomic DNA carries:
- a CDS encoding DNA-3-methyladenine glycosylase — protein MTDEAITALREDELLGPLVAEYGPLTIEPAEDFFQRFVTSVLRQQVSMASAAATRERLFEAVAVTPEGVLAADPQTLRDVGLSRQKTEYVRNIAEAFVEEGYSQAYFADMTDEEVLSELTSIKGVGAWTANMQLMFSLGRPDVFPVGDLGIRKGMEALFDADMTRTEMVKAAERWAPYRSYASLYLWRADEDITDSVGEVTPL, from the coding sequence ATGACCGACGAAGCTATCACCGCACTCCGGGAGGACGAACTCCTCGGACCGCTAGTCGCCGAGTACGGCCCGCTGACCATCGAACCCGCGGAGGACTTCTTCCAGCGATTCGTGACCTCCGTCCTGCGCCAGCAGGTGTCGATGGCCTCGGCCGCGGCGACCCGCGAGCGCCTCTTCGAAGCGGTGGCCGTGACGCCCGAGGGAGTCCTCGCCGCCGACCCCCAGACGCTCCGCGACGTCGGACTCTCGCGCCAGAAGACCGAGTACGTCCGCAACATCGCCGAAGCGTTCGTCGAGGAGGGGTACTCGCAGGCGTACTTCGCCGACATGACCGACGAGGAGGTTCTGTCCGAACTCACGTCTATCAAAGGCGTCGGGGCGTGGACCGCGAACATGCAACTAATGTTCTCGCTCGGCCGCCCGGACGTGTTCCCGGTCGGGGACCTCGGTATCCGAAAGGGAATGGAGGCGCTGTTCGACGCCGACATGACCCGGACCGAGATGGTCAAGGCCGCCGAGCGGTGGGCACCCTACCGGAGTTACGCCAGCCTCTACCTCTGGCGCGCCGACGAAGACATCACCGATTCCGTCGGCGAAGTGACTCCCCTGTAG
- a CDS encoding ABC transporter ATP-binding protein, with product MNRVDHGQSAETARVADSDDSSAALAVEGLRKQFGSGGDAVTAVEDVSFAVEPGSVVGLLGPNGAGKTTTIKSILGMVLPDEGTVRIHGIDVAANPRAAYAHVDAMLEGARNDYWRLTVRENLRYFATISGVDPDSIADRHDQLLEKLDLASKADEPVRSLSRGMKQKVSLASVLASEADVVFLDEPTLGLDVESSLTLRRELRRIVERRNLTVVVSSHDMDVIEDICDRVVIMNDGRVVADDTVENLLRDFDTRGYRITSPDFDESLLAEIGERFEVTDVERFDDRTRVEVATDSDGFYALAASLRRHDVTLDAVETVEADLEDVFVEMTGGESR from the coding sequence ATGAACCGAGTGGACCACGGGCAGTCCGCGGAGACGGCCCGCGTCGCGGACAGCGACGACTCGTCGGCCGCACTCGCCGTCGAGGGCCTCCGCAAGCAGTTCGGAAGCGGTGGGGACGCGGTCACGGCGGTCGAGGACGTCTCGTTCGCGGTCGAACCGGGGTCGGTCGTCGGCCTGCTGGGACCGAACGGTGCGGGGAAGACGACCACCATCAAGTCGATTCTGGGGATGGTGCTGCCGGACGAGGGGACCGTCCGGATTCACGGTATCGACGTCGCCGCGAATCCGCGCGCGGCCTACGCCCACGTCGATGCGATGCTCGAGGGTGCTCGCAACGACTACTGGCGGTTGACCGTCCGGGAGAACCTCCGGTACTTCGCCACCATCAGCGGCGTCGACCCCGACTCGATAGCCGACCGTCACGACCAACTGCTCGAGAAACTCGACCTCGCGTCGAAAGCCGACGAACCCGTGCGAAGTCTCTCCCGCGGGATGAAACAGAAGGTGTCGCTGGCCAGCGTCTTGGCGAGCGAAGCGGACGTCGTGTTTCTCGACGAACCCACTCTCGGTCTCGACGTCGAGAGTTCGCTGACGCTCCGCCGCGAACTCCGCCGAATCGTCGAGCGGCGCAACCTGACCGTGGTCGTGAGCAGTCACGACATGGACGTCATCGAGGACATCTGCGACCGGGTGGTCATCATGAACGACGGGCGGGTCGTCGCCGACGACACCGTCGAGAATCTGCTTCGCGACTTCGACACGCGGGGGTACCGAATCACCAGTCCGGACTTCGACGAGTCACTGCTGGCCGAAATCGGCGAGCGATTCGAGGTCACCGACGTCGAACGGTTCGACGACCGGACCCGCGTCGAGGTGGCGACCGACAGCGACGGGTTCTACGCGCTGGCGGCGTCTCTCCGCCGCCACGACGTGACACTCGATGCGGTCGAGACGGTCGAGGCGGACCTAGAGGACGTCTTCGTGGAGATGACGGGCGGTGAGTCACGATGA
- a CDS encoding ABC transporter permease, which produces MTDWNSADASRGSEDSPRRAGYLQLARAVLYREYLVFVRYPANAVGGIVVSLFFFGLLFYGGRMIAGRALTDSIEGIIVGYFLWTLSVGAYSAISNDIGAEVQWGTLERHVMTPFGFAPVAFVKGVAKLVRTFVTSSVILAVMLLVTRTTLRIDVLTVVPVAVLSVASVLGLGFAAGGVTVLYKRVGNWLNLLQFGFVILVSAPAFGVGWTKFLPLALGSSMLQRAMVDGTRLWEFPPGDVAILVGTAAGYVLLGYAVFEYATRRARRLGVLGDY; this is translated from the coding sequence ATGACCGACTGGAACTCGGCCGACGCGTCTCGCGGGTCCGAGGACTCGCCGCGGCGGGCGGGCTACCTGCAACTCGCCCGCGCGGTCCTTTACCGGGAGTATCTCGTCTTCGTTCGCTACCCCGCTAACGCGGTCGGGGGCATCGTGGTCTCGCTGTTCTTCTTCGGACTGCTGTTCTACGGCGGCCGGATGATAGCCGGACGCGCGCTGACCGACTCCATCGAGGGAATCATCGTCGGCTACTTCCTGTGGACACTTTCGGTGGGTGCCTATTCGGCGATTTCCAACGACATCGGCGCGGAGGTCCAGTGGGGCACGCTCGAACGCCACGTCATGACGCCGTTCGGGTTCGCGCCCGTCGCGTTCGTCAAGGGGGTCGCGAAACTGGTTCGGACGTTCGTCACGTCGTCGGTCATCCTCGCGGTGATGCTACTGGTGACCCGAACGACCCTCCGAATCGACGTGCTGACCGTGGTCCCCGTCGCCGTCCTCAGCGTCGCCTCGGTGCTGGGGCTCGGATTCGCGGCCGGCGGCGTCACGGTCCTCTACAAGCGCGTCGGCAACTGGCTCAACCTCCTCCAGTTCGGGTTCGTGATACTCGTCTCCGCCCCGGCCTTCGGAGTCGGTTGGACGAAGTTCCTCCCGCTGGCGCTCGGCAGTTCGATGCTCCAGCGCGCGATGGTCGATGGGACCCGCCTCTGGGAGTTCCCGCCCGGCGACGTGGCGATTCTGGTCGGAACCGCAGCCGGCTACGTACTCCTCGGGTACGCGGTCTTCGAGTACGCCACGCGTCGCGCCCGACGGCTCGGCGTCCTCGGAGATTACTGA